One Carya illinoinensis cultivar Pawnee chromosome 5, C.illinoinensisPawnee_v1, whole genome shotgun sequence genomic window, GGTGGAAAGGAGAGAAAACGTGGGGGAAAAGAGTCTGTACAGTGTTGCCGTGCTTGAAAGGTTTCACGTGTACCGGTTTGGTCGTTTAAGGAGGGGGGAGAGAGAATATTCAAATTCTAGGAGGTTTGAAGAAGATGTGCTTGGTAGGACCATGGGGGCTCTTGACTGAGACGGGAAGACACAGTTTTAGGAATACCATGTTTTGGTGGTATAAAAATAGAGGTCATGCTTCGTgggttttttcattttattaaaattttatccatttttttgTGTAGATTTTGTCAAATGGGATTTCCATAGTTGTAAAttttttcctatatttttttcccttcgtggatatttttcctatattttttttcctttcctatattttttttccttcaaatgagATTTTCATGATAGtagatttctttaatttttagaaaacaGTATCTGCTTGAACATTAAGATTTgtaagataagaattttaagttttaagattaaatattaaaatattatattttaatattattattattttaaaatttaaaaattttaaaaaaaattaaattatttattatattttgtataaaattttgataaaattataatgatgagataaaaattttatatttaaaataaaaaatcttgaaagattaaatttttttataatatactttgagaatatttttgttatatactctattctttttattttttgaattaatttatattttaatttagcttataaatttatattaatttaaaataaaatataattatatgatattgtatataagaggatattataaatataaaaaatataaaaatattattgataattaaagaaaatatttgaaatgaataaaaataaataaaaaatataatatttaaatgatattaaaaaaaaaagataaactaATATAGggtatattataaaagttaatatataaaataaaaaaataaattttgataatgtattttaaaaaataaaatagataaaccaTTAAAGGTGCTCTTGCAAGTTGAGACAGATGAAAAGTAAATTACAATCAAAACCAGGCAACATTTCCCACGCCCATGTATACTCCAACTAGGTCCCCACGGAACACATTACAATGAGATGCAAAGCATATTTGAAGGAAACAGGAACTCTTTTAATCTGAATCAGAAGAATCTGATTTATGTTGTGCAGATGCTGCCGCATCTCCTCCTTGTCCATACCCATTCTGCTTAACTGCCTTGGATATCTCCTCAAGAGGAACTAAAGGCAAATACCCAAAAATAGGGTAGCCCTTCTGAGTCATGTCCTTCACCACGTGATTGTACTTATCCGACAAATGAGCAGCCGCAGGCCCAGCCTTCCCAGCCACCGCGTGCAATGGTGGAAACTGGTTCAGTCCAATCCACATCTTCAAACTTTGCGACAGAAGAAACTGCTTGTACTCTGAAGCAGCATAGTGCACAGCAGCACGAGGACCCCCAATTTGAGCCTCCCTTGCCAGTTTTTGAGCCTTTTCAGATGCCTTCTGAATTAAACCGTGAGCTTTGCTCACAACCCCCTTCGCCAAAGGTGGAGCATGCTCATCGAACTTCTGTGAAGTTTCATCTATCTGCAGTAATCGAGCGCATTATAAGTTAATGGAATAAGCATAAAATAGTGTCAAATGTGAAATTCTTCATAACCATTGCAAAATGATATCAAATTTGGATGCATCTAAGGTATATACAAGACCCTACAATAAAAGAAGCACGAATACTAAGTTTAAATTGGAACACACAAAAATATCAGACCGGCATccgaatgaaataaaatgagagagttAAATCATATCAACGAGGTAACAAATCCAAGGCTTGAGGTCCAACTGTTGTGGATGTTTTCGAACACATGAAAACAGTCtcaagggaaaaaataaaaaactattgtCAAGATCCAAATAGAAGAAGGCGATCAAAATTTCAGAAGTTCGGTACCTTCTTATCAAAGAAAACAAGGAGATCATCGGGCACGCCCTTGAATTTCTCGTAAACTGGGCCCACAACGGTGGTCACGGCACCCTCTACGGTGCTGACGGTGGATCGCAGAGGCCCCGAGTTCTGCTTCGCGTAATCGTAAAGGTTCGACGCGCACACCAGCGTGTGAATCGCCGCCATCCTCACGAACCCTAGGTGCTTCAGTCGCTGATTCTTTGTCTCGGTCTCCGTATCCTGCTGGGAAATTCAACAACAACAATAGCATCAGGTTTCGAGCAAAAAAATGCATGAGAGTTTGAAGCCAATAAACCATGAATTGAGAAAAGAACAAACAAAAGGCGAAGCTGTACAAGGAAGAAGAGGAGCTTACAGATGCCATTGCGAATCAAAGTTGGTTTTCTTTTGCGTTTGTTTACAGCAAAATCTGGTGGCGTAGAAACTGAAAAATACCCTTGGGATGTGGGTTGCAGAGAGTCGTTATTTATAGTAACGACGGAATAATCGCTAGTAACTTTGTTACATCGGACCGGGTTTGAGACTTGATACCGACGCAAGACTCGAGTTGCTCTAGAGAAGTTTCGGGAAGGACAAGTGGCGATGGATGACACGTTGGTCAGAGTTCTGAAGGCACGTGGCCTTTACGGCCCATTAGTTTAGGGAGTGCTTTTAAGGGCGTGGCCCACCTCGTCTGCAAAGCTTGTGGACAGAATTAAAAGTAGTTTAAGATCAGGGTCACAGAACGGGAATAAGCATACAGATcttggattttaaaaaaataaataaaattctttcaaTAATAAATCAGAAACTCATTGTAAATATCTGATCCAAATTGTACGAGGTTAGTTTGTAGATGTCATTTTATTAATCATTCCATGCAAATATCAGGATATAGTCAAGCAATCATTATTTCTTACGTGAGAAATGCTATACATCATCCCAtattacacattttatatattaaaatattattttttatttttttattttttattttattttattcttattaaattaattaaattattctatttatcattcacacactacatatttattatagaaaaaataaaaaaaaaattaaaataaatatgatgtgtgaagtgtgagaatgacaagaagatttttcct contains:
- the LOC122309979 gene encoding REF/SRPP-like protein At1g67360 isoform X1, with the translated sequence MASQDTETETKNQRLKHLGFVRMAAIHTLVCASNLYDYAKQNSGPLRSTVSTVEGAVTTVVGPVYEKFKGVPDDLLVFFDKKIDETSQKFDEHAPPLAKGVVSKAHGLIQKASEKAQKLAREAQIGGPRAAVHYAASEYKQFLLSQSLKMWIGLNQFPPLHAVAGKAGPAAAHLSDKYNHVVKDMTQKGYPIFGYLPLVPLEEISKAVKQNGYGQGGDAAASAQHKSDSSDSD
- the LOC122309979 gene encoding REF/SRPP-like protein At1g67360 isoform X2 produces the protein MASDTETETKNQRLKHLGFVRMAAIHTLVCASNLYDYAKQNSGPLRSTVSTVEGAVTTVVGPVYEKFKGVPDDLLVFFDKKIDETSQKFDEHAPPLAKGVVSKAHGLIQKASEKAQKLAREAQIGGPRAAVHYAASEYKQFLLSQSLKMWIGLNQFPPLHAVAGKAGPAAAHLSDKYNHVVKDMTQKGYPIFGYLPLVPLEEISKAVKQNGYGQGGDAAASAQHKSDSSDSD